Within the Stigmatopora argus isolate UIUO_Sarg chromosome 23, RoL_Sarg_1.0, whole genome shotgun sequence genome, the region tactactactagtactggtactactactagtactggtactactactagtactggtactactactagtactggtactactactagtactggtactactactagtactggtactactactagtactggtactactagtagtggtactagtactactactactacaggtccatctagtggatgtattacacagcccctactactactattagtactactacaactactactagtactactactactactactactgggttcaaatccaggtcggtccaactgtgtggagtttgcatgttctcccgggcctgcgtgggttttctcctggtattccggtttccaaagacatgcatggtaggctgattggacactctaaattgcccttaagtatgagtgtgagtgtgattggttatttgtctccttgtgccctgcaattggctggccaccaattcagggtgtcccccgcctctgggctgaagtcagctgggataggatccagcaccccctctcTTCTCTTCTCATCATTTCTGCCTTTTGAATGCTACATTTTGCTTTTTCAGCATCCACAACGCGGTTATCTCCGTGTTCCAAAAGAAGAATTTGGGAGAAAATGAACTCTTCAGTCTCAACGAAGGTGTCAggtgtgctatttttttttaatccacctcATTTCACCAATGCGGTTTGATGcctcaagcacacacacacacacacacacacacacgcacatgcgtgtgaaaatgtccattttgtTGCGGCAGACAGCTGCTGAAAACTGAACTGGGCTCCTTTTTCACCGAATACCTTCAAAACCAGCTTTTCACCAAAGGCATGGTCATCCTGCGAGACAAGATCCGCTTCTACGAAGGTAGAAAATCAACTCGCTCCGGTTTTTGATTAACTTGCTTTATTGCCGCTCTAACTTTATCTCAGGAGAAGAAGTAATAATTGaccggctgtttttttttttcaggtcagAAGTTGTTGGACTCCCTCGCCGACACCTGGGACTTCTTCTTCTGTGACGTTCTATCCATGCTGCAGGGCATTTTCTGCCCGGTGCAGGTCGGATAACGCGCGAAGCCATCAACTccggggtgtgtagactttccCAACGGCGTGGTCTGTCGCCAGGGAAAGGAACCGTCGGTGCGGCAGCTGGCCCTGCTCCACTTCCGGAACATCATCGCCCTCAACCTGAAGCTGGACGAAGCCCTGTCGCGTCCCCGGGCGCGAGTGCCGCCCTCCATCATTCAGATGCTGCTCATACTTCAGGTCGACGCGCACGCCGTTTCGCGCACGCTCGCTACACAAACGCCAGGCTCACTGCCACTGACAGATGTTCAATCTGGACAACAATGGTCGCCAAAAaacttattttctcgcatataagccgtatttgtaactcaaaaatatgatgactgaatcaagggtacggcttatatgcgcataagacttacagcattgctatactcttttccaccagtagatgttggcaaattaacatttacaatttgttggttggtttctgttttgcagtaagaaaacaaccattactggatgaattactaacttatgatattgaccctaataatgtgcttttgattcatacagtatctcagaaaaaccacgtgcgatgatttttagaaagattttcccttcaaagtaacacgttactactccctattaaacccatgaatatggagattaaaattgtgaatcagagagaaattgtcaaattcaatgattttaaggcaattttaaggctgcggctttgataggttcattaatagatatactttaataaaaggaaagacatcggAGACATATCCAGCGTtgacttgcaagtgagaatcggtcctggctcgtcctcgccacggatcattctaaagaaaggcatcctcttctgtccatttagtcgcacataatcaaaacaattaaggttatcttattcaaacaattgcataagctaaccaaataacacaattaaggtaaaaataacaactgcaacaacaattgcatatcaggtcggaaaccaaaaacaacggcgtaagaatttgcacaagtaagcaaaacaatttccataaaaggtgaaacgagcaacactattttcaaacaatatgcAAGTATTTTCAGAAATtatttcgattatcgccatctgctccggaatccaagtcaaagcaatttaagagtccttcacagatcttcattgcgaactcagatcaacagtcctcggcctgggactgggtgatctgtcaggtcaataatACTCGGaatagggcaaaacaattaatatataaatttaacatatataataatatcccagaataacccgaacaggcttatatgcgagaaaacacgtCATGATCTTTTGCTGACCTGACCGGTGAAACCAATCCTCTCCCGCAGGGCGTCCACGAGTCCAAAGGCGTCACCGACGACTACTTGCGTTTGGAGTCTCTCATCAGGAAGGTGGTCACGCCCTACCTTGGGACCAACGGATTATATTCGCGAGACGGTTCGTCCAATCAGAACTGTTCTTTCTGTCTGTTAGCTGTGTGATTAACCTGGACGCATTTAAAGGAAAGCATTTCTATCAAGTCTCAGACTTTCCAACATCAGAGAAGCGTCTACGAGTTAAGAACCTCGTGGTCCGATCAAAGAGCTACAACGTTCCCGTGCTGACGCCCGTGGTCGAATACGATGTGGATTTGTGCGTGGGCGGAGGGATCCGCCGCCACTCGGTGTCGGAGATGACTTCCTGCGTGGAGGAAAGCGCATCGGTGGCAGAATCTGGCACGGCTCACTCGGGTACGACACTCGcgtctgagtttttttttttcaaacaccgtaatttccgcactataagttgcaactaaaagactttttTCAAAGGCCAGCAGTGCACcttatatatcagtggtgggcaaactattccactaagggccgcagtgggtgcgggtttttattccaacccataaagaggacaccttttcaccaatctgatgtGGTAGAAttgtaatcagtggattgcagtcaggtgcttcttgttttctgcagaaatctcattggtcaaagtgtctgtgctggatcggttggaacaaaaaccttcacccacagcggccctcgaggactacTTTCCCCCtgttatatatggatcaatattagtTAACCATTTATGAAATTCCCTCTAGCACAACTACTAaccactactacagctccatctagtcactagatggagctgtagtactagtagtactaggGGCTGTGTAATACATCCACTAGATTCTAGTGGATGTATTACACAGcccctactactagtactactagtactatagctccatctagtggaatTATTACACAGcccctactactagtactactactactacagctccatctagtggatgtataacacagcccctactactactactactactgtgttttataatccggtgcaatttatatatgaaacatatttttagatagGACATTCATTAAATGTGCTCCCAATAGtgtagaaaatatggtaatgttAATGCATTCCCTGTACAGGTTCTTCAAACCAAAACCCTGAGGTTCTCAGGTCTCAGGTGTCAGAACCCAAAGCGGCAGAGCAGGACACAAATTCCGTTCCAAGCCCGTCGTCCAGTACCGAGATAAGCGTGGAGCATGTATCGGAATCTCTGGACTCGGAACCTGATGGCATTTTTCTGGAATTCTCTAGGAGTCCTTTCGGTGGACAAAGCGTGGCCTGAAAGGTGACCGAACGGGAACTTTTTGGAGTTTTAGTCATTTCAGTAAATCCAATAAGCGATGGACTATTGCTAGCTACTTTTTGGaacttatttttgaactaatatATACTAATTCAAAAATTGTGCACTCATTgtacatttattgttttttaatggattttaatatttattattgggGTGCCAGGCCAGACTAACCAAACTAAAATATAGATAATTTCCAGTTCAACAGTTAAAATACCGTACCATCCATGTCTACACCCGCTAAGCCTTTTCCTCAATTTCCGACAACTAGAGGGTTACAGCTGTTTTTATTGTGCATACAgctcaaaatctttttttttactatataaaGCGTGAAAATGACATGCCACTCTAAATACAATCATATCTTACTAATTCATTAAACTGTAAAGAGAAGTGAAAAGGCAGGAATGATGAAAAATGTTCATGTCCAACTAAAGCCAGCTCAGGTAAAAGGTAAAGATTTCAAGTTTAGTCCACGAcatcacaatgtttttttgtacgACACGTGGTGAGACCATTTGGCtgtttttgatacaaaatggcAGTCAGTTTCAGTGGAAGACGTCAGCGCCGTGTGACGTCAGGAGGCGGGACTCCCCGTGATGTAGCGTGAAGAAGGATTCCGCTTTCAGGCCCTTCTGTTCCAGAGCTTCCTTGAGACGGCGCGGTGGTTCAAGatagtactgaaaaaaacagaaTGGCGGGCAAAACAAGGTCACATTTGAAGCCTTCCAAAATCGCCGTTTGAGATTACCTCATAGGCCAGCGCAAAAGTTCCCCAGTGGATGGCCAGCGAGTGTTTGGTCTGAAGGTCCACGTGAATTTGTACCGCCTCCTCCGGGTCCACGTGCTGCCCTTTCATCACAtccctgcaaaaaaataaaaaaataaaaataaacacgcAGTCGTTTTTACAAGTCCCAAAACGAGTCGAGCTCCATTGGTCTACCTGGGCAGGTACGCTCCAATTGGAATGGCCGCCAAGTCAAAAGGCCCGAAACGTCGCCCTATTTCCTTGAAAACCGAGCAGTAGCCGGTGTCGCCGGCAAAGAAGAATCGGTGGTCCGGACCTAAAATTGCCCAGCTGGCCCACAACGACTGAACAAAATGGAGGACGCGCTTTAGTAGGTAAAGAGGAGGGAAaatgcattgaacaaaaaaaacaaaaaggcactTTGTTGTTGTCAATCGCGGTGCGTTTGCTCCAGTGCTGCGACGGCGTGCACACGAAGGTGACGTGGTCGTGAGTGGGCACGCAGTTCTCCTCCCACCAGTCCAGCTCCATCACGTTCTCGCAGCCCGCCTTGCCCATCCAGTCCATCAGGCCCAGGGGAACGAACCTGCGGGTCGCACCCACGTCACGGAAACGGAACGGAGGAAAGAAATCAAAGGCCACGGACCAGCGTAACTCCACCCCGAAGCGGCCGTTGAGCCCGGCCACTGTTCCGGCATCTAGGTGATCGTAGTGGGAATGGCTGATGACTACGGCGTCGATCCGGGGCAACTGCCAAAACCGAGACCGGTTAGTTCCGACGAAGGGAAATGGCGCGAAGCGCTAAAAAACGCTCGTCGGCTTACCTGTTGCACGCTACAAGGCGGTCCTCGGTATCGTTTGGGACCCATGAACTGAACTGGTGATGCCCTCTGGCTGAAAATGGGATCTGTCAGAATGTTCAAGCCGTCCATTTCCACCAGAACCGTGGCGTGCCCGAGCCAGGTGACCCTCAAGCCCGGACCGGAGGGTGAGAGATCCGGCTTGGGGACAAAGTACGGCTCCACCACCGGCAGTTCGCTGTCCAGGACCTGAAAAGAAGCGCTAGACGTCGCGCCGGGTCGGGAGCGCCGATGCGCGACGCCGTACCTCTTTACAAGTCGGAACGTTGCTGTTGTTCTTCTCCAGCAAAAAAAAGCGCAGCAGCGTAGAGTAGGAGGGGAACTGCCACGTGGGCCACGGGTTGGTAAAGCGCCCGTATTCGTCTCGACGGGACCTGGTCACTTCTTCCTGTCAGGTCAAATTCACTTTCTCAGCATTTTTTGGGGCTCACCCACTCGCGGGTCTTTTAATAATATCCACAACCTCCATGCGGTAGTCCAACCGGAAGCTCTTGCGGGAGGAACGGAACGAGCTGCGCCTCCTCGGGGCGTCCGGACAAGCGTTCGCCCGTCCTGATCCGACACCGTCCTGAAGATTTGGAATGATCAACGGCGTCCACGTTGACGACAAGTCACATCATTTGGTCTTACCTCCACTAAGCCTTCTCGCTCGCCTTTATTTGAAGAAGATGCCTTCTCCATGGGTTCACCTCCCCATCTGTCACGGGCATAAACACAATGTTTAAAAAGTTCCTGTAAATACAGAGCAGTCGTTTTCCATCAGTAAGGATGCAGAGAAAGTTTGAGAACAGAAGTCAATGCACAGCATGCCAGGTATTACGTGTATTCAAATGAATCCAGCCTTGCAAAAGCAGAAGCAGGGTGTTAAAAGGCTTCAAGAAAGCAGGAAGTACATGCCACCCTTCTTCAATGTTTACTTCATGGACAGTTGGACGTAAAGATGTCTTAAGTGTTTCCCAACATTGACCAAGAGGATAGATGCTCCATTGATTTTGATGAGGGGCATCCTCTTTACTGCCCATGCGTTCACTAACCACTGTATATTTGTGTGTCTCCCACAGACGCTGCGACAACAATGGAGGCCTGTGGtcgaaaaccaaaacaaaatgtgCGTGGCGCAGGCTGCCATTCAGGCTCAAGTGGTCACAACATAAAACAAGCACGCACACGGGATGTTTGCGATGAACAAGTCTATTTGTGTTTATAAATCGTCATATCGCATACTTGTCATTTTTGTGCGACCGCGATCGTCTTAAGGCGAACTTTACTTAAAATTAGTCACCTCGCAAGACCAAATGAAACATTGAATACTTGAGCGAATTAGTACATATTAGAACTATCCCAGCGCTTACAACACCCATTGTGTAATGAGCTCAAGAAACAATCCTGAAATATCACGAGGAAACACAGGTGGCGGAAAACTTACCTGAACAGTGAACGCAACGGCTAGCAAATAAACAGGGTGGCCAAAAGAGGGGCACGACAGCTAGTTTCGAGCTAAATCTACAGTTTACATCGAAAATAGAGGAAACAGGAGATGAAATATCACCGATTATGTCGGTAAAGTCTAGTTTTGAGTAGAGTGGAGGCGCCGGAGAGTGAAATGCATTGGCTAGTGGGGCAGATCACTGACGTCATTAGAAAGCGTCACTTGTCACGTGACCACGGTCTCTCAATCAGCACATGTTCAATGGAGTGGAAATCAATTTTCATCAATGCAAATCAATGCCACGAATGGATCGTATCTACATCTAATAAAACGATACTGTaagtttttaacatttaaagcatttttggggaaatatattttttgttttggaccatatttatttttagacaatggtttgttttttttcttgacagaaTAAAGAACTTATCTCCATCATGAGAGATTTGGGTCAGTGGGGGAGGAAGAATACTCCCAGCTGTTCCTCACTGATGGTGTGtatatttttctgtgtgtgcaGAGTCTCTTAAGTGTTATTAATCCAACCTCTGCACTTCCTGCTTTGTGTACTTCattacgtgtgtgtatgtgtgtgcatgtgtgtgtatgtgtgtg harbors:
- the prr5b gene encoding proline-rich protein 5 isoform X3; protein product: MEREGSLRRSLHNRLKLAGGSSSSSLTDLSQSKTPSGGGEKADQCGRDRGTQQRKAGANATWNSIHNAVISVFQKKNLGENELFSLNEGVRQLLKTELGSFFTEYLQNQLFTKGMVILRDKIRFYEGQKLLDSLADTWDFFFCDVLSMLQGIFCPVQGKEPSVRQLALLHFRNIIALNLKLDEALSRPRARVPPSIIQMLLILQGVHESKGVTDDYLRLESLIRKVVTPYLGTNGLYSRDVSDFPTSEKRLRVKNLVVRSKSYNVPVLTPVVEYDVDLCVGGGIRRHSVSEMTSCVEESASVAESGTAHSGSSNQNPEVLRSQVSEPKAAEQDTNSVPSPSSSTEISVEHVSESLDSEPDGIFLEFSRSPFGGQSVA
- the prr5b gene encoding proline-rich protein 5 isoform X1; its protein translation is MEREGSLRRISRSLHNRLKLAGGSSSSSLTDLSQSKTPSGGGEKADQCGRDRGTQQRKAGANATWNSIHNAVISVFQKKNLGENELFSLNEGVRQLLKTELGSFFTEYLQNQLFTKGMVILRDKIRFYEGQKLLDSLADTWDFFFCDVLSMLQGIFCPVQGKEPSVRQLALLHFRNIIALNLKLDEALSRPRARVPPSIIQMLLILQGVHESKGVTDDYLRLESLIRKVVTPYLGTNGLYSRDVSDFPTSEKRLRVKNLVVRSKSYNVPVLTPVVEYDVDLCVGGGIRRHSVSEMTSCVEESASVAESGTAHSGSSNQNPEVLRSQVSEPKAAEQDTNSVPSPSSSTEISVEHVSESLDSEPDGIFLEFSRSPFGGQSVA
- the prr5b gene encoding proline-rich protein 5 isoform X2, encoding MEREGSLRRISRSLHNRLKLAGGSSSSSLTDLSQSKTPSGGGEKADQCGRDRGTQQRKAGANATWNSIHNAVISVFQKKNLGENELFSLNEGVRQLLKTELGSFFTEYLQNQLFTKGMVILRDKIRFYEGQKLLDSLADTWDFFFCDVLSMLQGIFCPVQGKEPSVRQLALLHFRNIIALNLKLDEALSRPRARVPPSIIQMLLILQGVHESKGVTDDYLRLESLIRKVVTPYLGTNGLYSRDDFPTSEKRLRVKNLVVRSKSYNVPVLTPVVEYDVDLCVGGGIRRHSVSEMTSCVEESASVAESGTAHSGSSNQNPEVLRSQVSEPKAAEQDTNSVPSPSSSTEISVEHVSESLDSEPDGIFLEFSRSPFGGQSVA
- the prr5b gene encoding proline-rich protein 5 isoform X4 encodes the protein MEREGSLRRSLHNRLKLAGGSSSSSLTDLSQSKTPSGGGEKADQCGRDRGTQQRKAGANATWNSIHNAVISVFQKKNLGENELFSLNEGVRQLLKTELGSFFTEYLQNQLFTKGMVILRDKIRFYEGQKLLDSLADTWDFFFCDVLSMLQGIFCPVQGKEPSVRQLALLHFRNIIALNLKLDEALSRPRARVPPSIIQMLLILQGVHESKGVTDDYLRLESLIRKVVTPYLGTNGLYSRDGSSNQNCSFCLLAKRLRVKNLVVRSKSYNVPVLTPVVEYDVDLCVGGGIRRHSVSEMTSCVEESASVAESGTAHSGSSNQNPEVLRSQVSEPKAAEQDTNSVPSPSSSTEISVEHVSESLDSEPDGIFLEFSRSPFGGQSVA
- the napepld gene encoding N-acyl-phosphatidylethanolamine-hydrolyzing phospholipase D isoform X2 encodes the protein MEKASSSNKGEREGLVEDGVGSGRANACPDAPRRRSSFRSSRKSFRLDYRMEEEVTRSRRDEYGRFTNPWPTWQFPSYSTLLRFFLLEKNNSNVPTCKEVLDSELPVVEPYFVPKPDLSPSGPGLRVTWLGHATVLVEMDGLNILTDPIFSQRASPVQFMGPKRYRGPPCSVQQLPRIDAVVISHSHYDHLDAGTVAGLNGRFGVELRWFVPLGLMDWMGKAGCENVMELDWWEENCVPTHDHVTFVCTPSQHWSKRTAIDNNKSLWASWAILGPDHRFFFAGDTGYCSVFKEIGRRFGPFDLAAIPIGAYLPRDVMKGQHVDPEEAVQIHVDLQTKHSLAIHWGTFALAYEYYLEPPRRLKEALEQKGLKAESFFTLHHGESRLLTSHGADVFH
- the napepld gene encoding N-acyl-phosphatidylethanolamine-hydrolyzing phospholipase D isoform X1 — encoded protein: MPLIKINGASILLVNVGKHLRHLYVQLSMKWGGEPMEKASSSNKGEREGLVEDGVGSGRANACPDAPRRRSSFRSSRKSFRLDYRMEEEVTRSRRDEYGRFTNPWPTWQFPSYSTLLRFFLLEKNNSNVPTCKEVLDSELPVVEPYFVPKPDLSPSGPGLRVTWLGHATVLVEMDGLNILTDPIFSQRASPVQFMGPKRYRGPPCSVQQLPRIDAVVISHSHYDHLDAGTVAGLNGRFGVELRWFVPLGLMDWMGKAGCENVMELDWWEENCVPTHDHVTFVCTPSQHWSKRTAIDNNKSLWASWAILGPDHRFFFAGDTGYCSVFKEIGRRFGPFDLAAIPIGAYLPRDVMKGQHVDPEEAVQIHVDLQTKHSLAIHWGTFALAYEYYLEPPRRLKEALEQKGLKAESFFTLHHGESRLLTSHGADVFH
- the napepld gene encoding N-acyl-phosphatidylethanolamine-hydrolyzing phospholipase D isoform X3, whose translation is MPLIKINGASILLVNVGKHLRHLYVQLSMKWGGEPMEKASSSNKGEREGLVEDGVGSGRANACPDAPRRRSSFRSSRKSFRLDYRMEEEVTRSRRDEYGRFTNPWPTWQFPSYSTLLRFFLLEKNNSNVPTCKEVLDSELPVVEPYFVPKPDLSPSGPGLRVTWLGHATVLVEMDGLNILTDPIFSQRASPVQFMGPKRYRGPPCSVQQLPRIDAVVISHSHYDHLDAGTVAGLNGRFGVELRWFVPLGLMDWMGKAGCENVMELDWWEENCVPTHDHVTFVCTPSQHWSKRTAIDNNKVPFCFFCSMHFPSSLPTKARPPFCSVVVGQLGNFRSGPPILLCRRHRLLLGFQGNRATFRAF